Proteins co-encoded in one Theileria equi strain WA chromosome 3, complete sequence genomic window:
- a CDS encoding hypothetical protein (encoded by transcript BEWA_002610A) codes for MKILSFCILLFGFYTSLCVFPGSIANSGREEKDESFEVNITQNMNTDKYRVVTTHLNDVKVTFFVPNPGYIPVSIVQDNVRIWHANQDENCAYCMVYFQDEKPLMVYFLRETRFGIDHVYYKFKNGGWEQSKKRFDSKIGKLKVGTEESGDLLTLDLRMPVFGTNKVIGCTLFGLYTRFIITSGGRTNTVSFGGVHIWTARPGEKCIFVVHHSRNEEEPAIFDIFYTTSSGSFKHSYHVRKDTTWTEVNMEGYYREIKALKGIQDNIDSATARGEPTPVRCPFTLNLDNPLIAQVSVHQARRNDVKCTNYEVRERNSATKVICQGQVLWEAATVYEKCASVQVMSVASHAIAKLKVRSRFCKNRYFEMIAGTYTEIQESEFKPLVDYMKKCSERRTSVFTGPEDYVTDYSIDAAFQELEDYEKSEDGGDATGEEETEDKTDDERDDSSSAVSKSEEDITKIAEPVSKSDDSLEKADAEVPRLEELVVRPKIRPIVRRKSRGKIDTPEMLRSEKFRTASYDVCEVPKPKEIKSKEGKFIVPLEDLNKDFVSSVAKIVQSLEYAQSTTRAAQATLEGYSQSYRETKESIGQDKVDEARKTIEAMQLSLKGDGATSATSSALERALECLPSTVEFKENVVYTQESVLKEVLGLIHEIIYKLQSMQPLPKLDDEPGLEGTSKESDEEKKE; via the coding sequence ATGAAGATCTTAAGCTTTTGTATCCTTCTCTTTGGCTTCTATACCTCACTTTGTGTCTTCCCTGGCTCTATTGCCAACTCTGGAAGGgaggaaaaggatgaaagtTTTGAGGTGAACATCACTCAAAACATGAATACTGACAAATACAGAGTTGTTACAACCCATCTCAACGATGTTAAGGTCACATTCTTTGTTCCAAATCCTGGATATATTCCCGTATCTATTGTGCAGGATAACGTAAGAATCTGGCATGCAAATCAAGATGAAAACTGTGCCTACTGTATGGTATACTTCCAAGATGAAAAACCACTTATGGTCTATTTCCTCAGGGAAACCAGATTTGGAATTGATCATGTCTACTACAAGTTTaagaatggaggatgggAACAATCCAAGAAGAGGTTTGACAGTAAGATCGGCAAACTAAAGGTTGGCACAGAAGAAAGTGGTGACCTATTAACTTTGGATCTCAGAATGCCTGTATTCGGAACCAATAAAGTTATAGGCTGCACTCTGTTCGGTCTATATACCAGATTCATCATAACAAGTGGTGGTAGAACTAATACTGTATCCTTTGGCGGAGTCCATATCTGGACAGCTAGACCGGGAGAAAAGTGTATCTTTGTAGTACACCATTCCAGAAACGAGGAAGAACCTGCTATTTTTGATATCTTCTATACAACAAGCAGTGGCTCCTTCAAACACTCGTACCATGTTAGAAAGGATACAACATGGACTGAAGTTAATATGGAAGGATATTACCGTGAAATCAAGGCACTAAAGGGCATACAGGATAATATTGATTCTGCAACCGCAAGAGGTGAACCAACACCCGTAAGGTGCCCATTCACTTTGAATTTGGACAACCCATTGATTGCACAGGTGTCTGTACACCAAGCTCGTAGAAATGATGTTAAATGCACGAACTATGAAGTCAGGGAGAGAAATTCTGCTACAAAGGTAATATGCCAAGGACAAGTATTATGGGAAGCCGCAACAGTATACGAAAAATGTGCCTCAGTCCAAGTTATGTCTGTTGCTAGTCATGCTATAGCAAAGCTAAAAGTCCGTTCCAGATTCTGTAAAAACAGATACTTTGAAATGATTGCTGGTACGTATACTGAGATTCAGGAATCAGAATTCAAGCCTCTAGTTGACTACATGAAAAAATGTTCGGAGCGTAGGACATCCGTGTTCACTGGACCGGAAGACTACGTTACTGACTATTCCATTGATGCAGCATTTCAGGAATTGGAGGACTATGAAAAGTCAGAAGATGGTGGCGATGCAActggtgaagaagaaactgaAGATAAAACGGACGATGAACGTGATGATTCATCCAGTGCGGTTTCAAAGtctgaagaagatattACAAAGATAGCAGAGCCTGTGAGCAAATCAGATGACAGTCTTGAAAAGGCTGATGCAGAAGTACCAAGGCTTGAAGAACTAGTAGTTAGACCAAAGATACGTCCAATTGTCCGCAGAAAGTCCAGGGGTAAAATTGACACACCAGAAATGCTGAGGAGTGAAAAATTCCGTACGGCTTCATATGATGTTTGCGAGGTTCCTAAGCCCAAAGAAATTAAATCAAAGGAAGGAAAATTTATTGTTCCATTAGAGGACCTGAATAAGGACTTTGTTAGCTCTGTGGCAAAAATAGTACAATCTCTGGAATATGCTCAATCAACAACCCGTGCCGCTCAAGCCACTTTAGAGGGATATTCTCAGTCATACAGAGAGACAAAAGAATCTATTGGCCAAGACAAGGTTGATGAGGCCAGGAAAACAATAGAAGCTATGCAATTATCCTTGAAAGGCGACGGTGCTACCAGTGCTACATCTTCAGCCTTGGAGAGGGCTCTGGAATGTCTCCCATCAACAGTGGAATTTAAAGAAAATGTTGTATATACTCAAGAAAGTGTCTTGAAAGAAGTTTTGGGACTTATCCATGAGATTATATATAAACTTCAGTCGATGCAACCCCTGCCAAAATTGGACGACGAGCCAGGATTGGAGGGTACCTCGAAGgaatctgatgaagaaaagaaagaatAA
- a CDS encoding leucine rich repeat domain-containing protein (encoded by transcript BEWA_002600A) produces MSDSERVLTIVEISRIVENGDISNARELNLTNSNITSVEDLSSMKSLEKISLSGNKIEELDFLYQNINLKAINLAKNVIYKIPRLHHLDSLTLLNLSNNNIEHIENLDCLPSLRVLILNNNKLRTVPSLSQLKNLETVILSHNSIETFTLPLRSMPKLRKITLSHNNLREFPLSEKFPVLHELRLNSNKILTLPHNVGLMNSLKVLDIGNNRLVDVKPLKDLVNLQDLNITGNHKISADIPEICKSLKFLKILNSRKVEKRTKKVNQANRKE; encoded by the exons ATGTCTGACAGTGAAAGGGTACTTACCATTGTGGAAATATCGCGTATAGTAGAAAATGGTGATATTTCTAATGCACGTGAACTAAATTTGACCAATTCTAATATTACCTCTGTGGAGGATCTCTCCTCTATGAAATCGCTGGAAAAAATCTCACTGTCTGGAAACAAGATCGAAGAATTAGACTTTTTATATCAGAATATCAATCTAAAAGCCATAAATTTGGCAAAAAACGTCATCTACAAGATACCGCGTCTACACCATCTGGACAGTCTCACGTTGCTCAACTTGTCGAATAACAAC ATCGAACATATTGAGAATCTCGATTGTTTGCCCTCACTACGTGTGCTAATACTCAACAACAATAAGCTCC GTACCGTTCCTAGCCTATCGCAATTGAAGAACCTGGAAACTGTAATACTAAGTCATAACTCTATAGAAACATTTACGCTACCACTGCGTAGCATGCCCAAATTGCGCAAGATTACCCTCAGTCATAACAATCTACGGGAATTCCCGCTCAGTGAAAAATTTCCAGTTTTACATGAGCTTCGTCTGAACTCcaacaaaattttaacaCTACCTCATAATGTTGGACTTATGAACTCGTTAAAAGTCCTTGATATTGGAAACAACAGACTAGTGGATGTCAAACCTCTCAAGGACCTGgtaaatttacaagattTGAATATAACCGGAAATCATAAAATATCGGCAGATATACCGGAAATTTGCAAAAgtttaaagtttttaaagataCTAAACTCTCGCAAGGTAGAAAAGAGAACAAAAAAGGTCAACCAGGCAAATCGTAAAGAGTAG
- a CDS encoding signal peptide-containing protein (encoded by transcript BEWA_002580A): protein MKTGTSLLILFLYILYNESFKALGLSLGRCTTQPSYKQSMIAGLKGNVEATKSCLGNACKSLVREVKDHPLSACLVGFSLCASGVQWSNLVDLKGHKASKCPLDISEDLRNILVLPESTAIGAVLVPLMYSLLRQLEEAEGTRKALRRVTVDFVALSVFRKLIGENLDTFAFIRSLHALTSIPPKGEDVLHSYYRWTIAIELLSEYLIFSEKEFSLTATAILAGIVSRSLE from the exons ATGAAGACAGGTACATCTCTTCTAATCCTATTCCTTTATATCCTATACAAT gaATCCTTCAAGGCCCTTGGGCTTTCACTGGGAAGATGTACAACACAACCAAGTTACAAACAG TCAATGATTGCTGGGTTAAAAGGCAACGTAGAAGCCACCAAAAGTTGCTTGGGGAATGCTTGCAAAAGTCTTGTTCGTGAGGTAAAAGATCATCCACTCTCGGCTTGTCTTGTCGGATTCTCCCTATGTGCATCGGGGGTCCAGTGGAGTAACCTAGTGGACCTTAAGGGTCATAAGGCCTCAAAGTGCCCTCTTGATATATCCGAGGACTTGAGAAATATACTTGTTTTACCAGAGTCCACTGCCATTGGAGCAGTTTTAGTTCCATTAATGTACAGCCTCTTGAGACAATTAGAAGAAGCCGAAGGAACAAGAAAGGCACTAAGGCGTGTTACTGTAGATTTTGTGGCATTATCAGTATTTAGAAAGTTGATAG GTGAAAATTTGGACACATTTGCATTTATCCGCTCATTGCATGCGTTGACTAGCATCCCTCCCAAAGGCGAGGATGTGCTACATTCGTACTATAGATGGACAATCGCCATCGAGTTACTTAGTGAGTATCTCATATTTTCAGAAAAGGAATTTAGTCTAACAGCAACAGCAATACTTGCTGGAATAGTCAGCCGTTCCCTTGAATGA
- a CDS encoding hypothetical protein (encoded by transcript BEWA_002620A) produces MDSKRKLRKRVAMFLSGFNLLQPVRVALNCAIYTVTRFKIPTSKLGLFINMTNISITVASSASCILMSLYLILIAPNFGLSKYNRYLSIGTNWLVFIFDLFTLIAFSTGGGNGHITFYYWMIVMSAFSFGLTEAIIPTIDPYNIPFFTFGVPFSAIQVFLYHIFFLYIAAKLKLKDISYKIVVGQLSISIILSLGVAVIWTLSYYELKESKSRDYIQLQIEQTGNYSCKVNGTPSKTDEVKGTEIAVVEEQNALVGYRKYKHLSDANHTVSGLSNKDICIEGITLPTETFISACVYMATGENVPLLVELCTERRRGSVPNYTYYFKCQDSQWKGYIRYDNSKLYDHTEIALVLPRLKFGLLENLKFCYPEVTDNMLPNDKNKDLFKAVKGAKSPILIYTLALGTIYAFYPSVIPYKLIDHQRGYCIDLAVILITSLVGFINCLMANLPCLERFNPQVDWKENKKWQMSWFVFTPYVMCTILGFLALHYRHWGLSRFIRGNIWIVGLMSVTINACTRAAISVAFSAAPSQKSCEKDSLTEKYRDNDPDVVPKLVAFNSLAYQLLGNVVTTTGAGYHRVYERYQKDKTHWPTQDYNAFSAFWFWVASGSKEAWNSFTHSFTSDLRAELTKEN; encoded by the coding sequence ATGGATAGCAAAAGGAAACTACGCAAGAGGGTTGCCATGTTTCTGAGTGGCTTTAACCTCTTGCAACCAGTTCGTGTGGCTCTAAACTGTGCTATTTACACGGTTACAAGGTTTAAAATACCAACCAGCAAGCTTGGACTCTTTATAAACATGACAAACATCTCCATCACCGTGGCTTCAAGTGCCAGTTGCATACTCATGTCCCTCTACTTGATTCTAATTGCTCCAAACTTTGGACTCTCAAAGTATAATCGGTATCTCTCTATTGGTACAAACTGGCTAGTGTTCATCTTTGACCTGTTCACCTTGATAGCATTTAGCACCGGAGGGGGAAATGGACATATAACTTTCTACTATTGGATGATTGTAATGAGTGCATTTTCATTCGGTCTCACAGAGGCTATAATCCCTACAATTGATCCTTATaatattccatttttcaCGTTTGGAGTTCCATTTTCAGCCATTCAGGTGTTTTTGTATCATATCTTTTTTCTCTACATTGCAGCTAAACTAAAACTGAAGGATATTAGCTACAAGATTGTTGTTGGACAACTCTCCATCTCTATCATACTCTCTCTTGGGGTGGCGGTAATATGGACACTTTCGTACTATGAATTAAAGGAATCCAAGAGTAGAGATTACATTCAGCTACAAATTGAACAAACTGGAAACTACTCCTGCAAGGTTAATGGAACGCCATCTAAAACTGATGAAGTCAAGGGAACAGAAATTGCAGTAGTAGAAGAGCAAAATGCTCTGGTTGGATAtagaaaatacaaacatttgAGTGATGCAAACCATACAGTGTCTGGGTTATCAAATAAGGATATATGTATTGAAGGCATTACACTACCCACAGAGACATTTATATCTGCATGCGTTTACATGGCAACTGGCGAAAATGTACCTCTCCTAGTAGAGCTATGCACCGAAAGGAGACGTGGTTCCGTTCCAAATTACACCTACTATTTCAAGTGCCAAGATTCGCAATGGAAGGGCTATATTAGGTATGACAATTCCAAACTCTATGATCATACTGAAATTGCACTGGTACTTCCAAGGCTCAAGTTTGGTCTTTTAGaaaatttaaagttttgCTATCCAGAAGTTACGGATAACATGCTACCAAATGACAAAAACAAAGATTTATTCAAGGCAGTAAAGGGTGCAAAGTCCCCAATCCTTATTTATACGCTTGCACTCGGAACAATTTATGCTTTTTATCCATCGGTCATCCCATACAAACTTATTGACCATCAACGCGGCTATTGCATTGATTTAGCCGTCATTCTAATTACATCCCTCGTCGGATTCATAAACTGTTTAATGGCCAATTTGCCATGTTTAGAAAGATTTAATCCTCAAGTTGACTGGAAGGAAAACAAAAAATGGCAAATGTCATGGTTTGTCTTCACTCCATATGTCATGTGCACCATTCTTGGATTCTTGGCGCTTCATTACAGGCACTGGGGTCTATCTAGGTTCATTAGAGGAAATATCTGGATTGTAGGACTAATGTCTGTCACCATTAATGCGTGCACAAGAGCTGCAATATCCGTGGCATTCAGTGCTGCTCCAAGCCAAAAGAGCTGTGAAAAGGATAGTCTAACGGAAAAATATAGGGATAACGACCCTGATGTCGTTCCAAAACTTGTAGCGTTCAATTCATTGGCGTACCAACTACTTGGAAATGTTGTTACCACAACTGGAGCAGGCTATCACCGCGTATACGAACGATATCAAAAGGATAAGACACACTGGCCAACTCAAGACTATAATGCCTTTTCAGCCTTTTGGTTCTGGGTAGCTTCTGGAAGCAAAGAGGCGTGGAACTCCTTCACACATTCCTTTACCAGCGATCTAAGGGCTGAGCTCACGAAAGAAAATTAA
- a CDS encoding hypothetical protein (encoded by transcript BEWA_002640A): MVAKQAPSHVYSVPIKGTEEEGYTAVHRNPDFVDKLLTHEDFFDGKIKTGGTPQTGFKDIRWCHTDVVVYYWNHDDANFCPLIVRLRKGRWPSYYYEYYKRDDVSSKTWKKYGIAKNVYSGLTKIVNDDVFKRVVTLNLSKTSGTYAFNGEENSDINKEIRITVSEQKNPEGFNKYTHRLVGSGPMRILGTKHKNKFINFKESTLTAQYYNAHVYYSKNDTGHDKPLMMELGISNDTYYRLDGEKWIRDLNIKSGTLKGALDKENGAHIIDTSKNQQYSCSSPGCGTQIKVESSDERDHNYTKRKHYIQASGKFSVSSFVGANGESQTGLSSPTDVKEVNVYFRDLSRDEPLLIFYESGGNRKCFKKVRGNDHEWKEVTRDVPTNSSDHAEIEKLLIEKSQQVTIKLEQVSSSSKTSYSSDNATIEIKTDISNAEVNGFSRITHTAKDNKTFTVKSVTHNSTQLNGITSDKPIDSITAFYANSDSKGTTPLLVELTVKETTKTTHEYYKRPDNGGNNTWTKLPGPDGKTDQLTEDKLKTELYRLKNKHISESSNVGKIAGRVTGGLIGVTIWKWPSIVSFIITRL, translated from the exons ATGGTAGCCAAACAAGCTCCAAGTCATGTCTATTCCGTGCCAATCAAAGGCactgaggaagaaggataTACTGCAGTACACAGGAATCCCGATTTCGTGGATAAGTTACTCACTCATGAAGATTTCTTTGATGGAAAGATCAAGACTGG AGGAACTCCTCAAACAGGGTTTAAAGATATTAGATGGTGTCATACAGATGTTGTGGTCTACTATTGGAATCATGACGATGCTAATTTCTGTCCCTTAATAGTTAGACTAAGGAAGGGAAGATGGCCATCTTATTATTATGAATACTACAAGAGAGATGATGTAAGTTCTAAGACTTGGAAAAAATATGGTATAGCCAAGAATGTATATAGCGGACTTACAAAGATTGTTAATGATGATGTTTTTAAAAGGGTAGTTACTCTAAACCTCAGCAAGACTAGCGGAACATATGCATttaatggagaagaaaattcAGATATTAATAAGGAGATTAGGATAACTGTTTCTGAACAAAAGAATCCTGAAGGATTTAACAAATATACTCACCGTCTTGTAGGAAGTGGACCTATGAGGATACTTGGAACAAAACataaaaacaaatttatcaacTTCAAAGAGTCCACTCTCACAGCTCAGTATTATAATGCCCACGTCTACTACTCAAAGAATGATACTGGTCATGATAAACCCCTAATGATGGAACTTGGCATCAGTAATGACACCTACTACAGAttagatggtgaaaagtgGATTAGAGATCTCAATATAAAGTCCGGTACTCTAAAGGGTGCACTAGataaagagaatggagCACATATAATAGACACTTCTAAGAATCAGCAATATTCATGTAGTTCCCCTGGTTGTGGTACTCAGATTAAGGTAGAATCTAGTGATGAGAGAGACCACAATTACACTAAGCGTAAGCATTACATTCAGGCAAGTGGAAAATTTTCTGTTTCCTCTTTTGTTGGAGCTAATGGAGAGTCTCAAACAGGtctttcttctccaacTGATGTAAAGGAGGTAAATGTGTACTTCCGTGATCTATCCAGGGATGAGCCACTCCTAATTTTCTATGAATCTGGAGGAAACAGAAAGTGTTTTAAGAAGGTTAGAGGTAATGATCatgaatggaaagaagtgACTAGAGATGTTCCGACCAATTCTAGTGACCATGCTGAAATTGAGAAGCTCCTTATAGAGAAATCTCAACAAGTTACCATTAAACTTGAACAagtatcttcttcatctaaAACGAGCTATAGTTCTGATAATGCAACTATTGAGATTAAGACTGATATTTCTAATGCTGAGGTCAATGGTTTTTCACGGATTACACATACTGCCAAAGATAACAAGACCTTTACAGTTAAGAGCGTTACCCACAATAGTACTCAGCTTAATGGTATAACCTCTGATAAACCCATTGATAGCATTACAGCATTTTATGCTAATTCAGACTCCAAAGGTACTACACCACTTCTTGTTGAACTGACCGTCAAGGAAACTACTAAAACTACGCATGAGTATTATAAGAGGCCTGATAATGGTGGAAATAATACATGGACAAAATTGCCTGGACCTGATGGGAAAACTGATCAACTTACTGAAGATAAACTAAAGACTGAACTTTACAGGCTAAAGAATAAACACATTTCTGAGTCATCTAATGTAGGTAAAATAGCTGGTAGAGTTACCGGAGGTCTCATCGGTGTTACTATATGGAAATGGCCTTCTATCgtctcatttataatcactcgtttgtaa
- a CDS encoding long-chain-fatty-acid CoA ligase, putative (encoded by transcript BEWA_002630A), with translation MYRWDVFQHGLRSGPDSPCFGHRVRNKDGTLGDYVFKTYKEIEAMVQQVGSGVLGLAKFDDSVVEAPGPVSAKLLGVYSPNTIEWLVTEQVCNAFGLTLVPLYDTLGEESTIHVLENSGLNAIVCDSSCLAKLVKVLPKCSKLTINLVVVSGVDTIPEFASTAGFPTIKFRTWDDILRYGSDHLLDFTPAKPDQINTISYTSGTSGIPKGVVITQSHMATLTVVVNKCFFNVPKIGVSVPTCYLSYLPLAHMYERLYISECIFVNARIGMFSGDIRKILDDLKCLKPTVFPSVPRLFIRIHDKVFSTLSQKAWLARTLFSKALNSKLKKLKRSGDVHHAIWDKIIFKKFKTLFGGEVAWMMTGSAPLPPAIYDRIRTIFSTPLLVGYALTETGAAGFHNFYDETDPSHVGGPIGTIEFKLRSLPEFEYYVTDKNPRGELMLRGTTLTPCYFRNEKANKEGFQDGWFLTGDIAELLPNGAIRIIDRRKNLFKLVQGEYISPEKLESVLVSCPLICQAFVTGRSHEVYPVAIVVPDEIELELWAKKNDATHLTTREICQLPKLKEDIFQQITAAFESSDLKGYEKCKQFYVEWEMFSIENDMLTTTNKLRRNVANKKYDEVVTQLYAADKK, from the exons ATGTACAGATGGGATGTCTTTCAACATGGTCTGAGGTCTGGTCCAGACTCTCCCTGTTTTGGACATAGAGTTAGGAATAAGGATGGTACACTTGGTGACTATGTATTCAAGACTTACAAAGAGATTGAGGCAATGGTTCAGCAGGTTGGAAGTGGTGTCTTGGGTTTGGCCAAGTTTGATGATTCTGTGGTAGAGGCTCCCGGACCGGTATCTGCCAAGCTATTGGGTGTTTATTCGCCAAATACCATCGAATGGCTGGTAACTGAGCAAGTTTGCAATGCATTTGGACTTACCTTAGTTCCTCTCTATGATACTCTCGGAGAAGAATCCACAATTCATGTCTTAGAAAACTCTGGACTTAACGCAATCGTCTGCGATTCTTCGTGTTTGGCAAAATTGGTCAAGGTTCTTCCAAAATGCTCCAAGTTAACTATTAATCTGGTAGTTGTCTCTGGAGTTGATACTATTCCAGAGTTTGCGAGCACTGCTGGCTTTCCTACTATCAAGTTCCGCACATGGGATGATATCTTGCGTTACGGATCAGATCATTTGCTAGATTTTACACCTGCTAAACCAGACCAGATAAACACCATTTCGTACACTTCTGGTACATCTGGAATTCCAAAGGGTGTTGTTATTACACAGTCACATATGGCAACTCTGACTGTTGTAGTAAATAAGTGCTTCTTTAACGTGCCAAAAATTGGTGTTAGCGTTCCAACTTGCTATTTGAGCTACTTACCACTGGCACACATGTACGAACGCTTGTACATCAGCGAGTGTATCTTTGTTAATGCTCGTATTGGAATGTTCAGCGGTGATATTCGCAAGATTTTGGATGATCTAAAGTGCTTGAAACCCACCGTTTTCCCAAGTGTTCCTCGTTTATTTATAAGAATACACGACAAGGTATTTTCAACCTTGAGCCAAAAGGCGTGGTTAGCTCGTACTCTCTTCAGTAAGGCTCTAAATTCCAAATTGAAGAAACTCAAAAGGAGTGGAGACGTTCACCATGCCATTTGGgacaaaattatattcaAAAAGTTCAAGACTCTATTCGGAGGAGAAGTTGCCTGGATGATGACAGGATCTGCACCCCTACCACCAGCAATCTACGACAGAATTAGAACAATTTTCTCTACACCCCTCCTTGTG GGATATGCTTTGACCGAAACTGGAGCTGCTGGTTTCCATAATTTCTATGATGAAACTGACCCATCCCATGTTGGTGGTCCAATTGGTACCATAGAGTTCAAATTGAGGTCTTTGCCTGAATTCGAATATTATGTTACTGACAAGAACCCAAGGGGAGAGCTTATGCTCCGTGGAACTACCCTGACTCCTTGCTACTTCCGCAATGAAAAGGCAAATAAGGAAGGCTTCCAGGATGGATG GTTCTTGACTGGTGACATTGCCGAATTGTTACCAAATGGCGCCATTAGGATCATTGAtagaaggaagaatctcttcAAGCTTGTTCAAGGAGAATACATTTCACCTGAAAAGTTGGAGTCTGTACTCGTGAGCTGCCCACTAATTTGCCAGGCATTTGTAACTGGAAGATCACACGAGGTCTACCCTGTTGCTATTGTTGTACCTGACGAAATAGAGCTTGAACTCTGGGCCAAGAAGAACGATGCTACACATCTCACAACCAGGGAAATCTGCCAACTTCCCAAGCTCAAAGAAGACATTTTCCAG CAAATAACTGCTGCATTCGAATCGTCGGATTTGAAGGGCTACGAGAAGTGCAAGCAGTTTTATGTTGAATGGGAGATGTTTTCCATTGAAAATGACATGCTGACGACGACGAACAAGCTACGCAGAAATGTTGCCAACAAG AAATATGACGAAGTTGTGACTCAGCTTTATGCCGCAGATAAGAAATAA
- a CDS encoding hypothetical protein (encoded by transcript BEWA_002650A): MESPIEACSLSDDCPSSEGSDTEQEYAYSLFDDYKSIDTSRVYEYMKSEFGFDYNALGSGTLHRVALINYLETIKNDGGNVLEAYKEVVRDPQIILGDFEKFIKPPFYNEKLIWGFMESSDEEDNDEVILKKSVNVPERP; this comes from the coding sequence ATGGAATCCCCTATTGAAGCATGTTCTCTTTCAGATGATTGCCCATCTTCTGAGGGCTCAGATACAGAGCAAGAGTATGCCTATAGCCTCTTTGATGACTATAAATCGATTGATACATCAAGAGTCTATGAGTACATGAAGAGTGAATTTGGATTCGACTATAATGCACTAGGAAGTGGCACTCTTCATAGAGTTGCCCTTATCAACTATTTGGAAACTATCAAGAATGATGGAGGAAATGTGCTGGAAGCGTACAAGGAGGTTGTAAGGGATCCACAGATTATACTGGGtgattttgaaaagtttaTCAAACCGCCATTTTATAATGAGAAACTAATTTGGGGATTTATGGAGTCTAGTGATGAAGAGGACAATGATGAGGTTATCTTGAAAAAGAGTGTTAATGTGCCAGAACGACCGTAA
- a CDS encoding hypothetical protein (encoded by transcript BEWA_002590A): protein MITRAFSRRLLSISGADAKDFLQGLISSDLRTLQHFCKASEENNGLWGSNNMPEKEDVILQTKTLLPTLFLSSSGRILAESLIFRNKDSFVLDCSTYTFEKLMQVINRRKLAAKIVMEPVDNKGVYVRIPEYMSRFATIPQVPTDNYIPSPESIELEDPRGKTFGDRVYKAHDTPQSSPGTDDSVGIYEKLLIINGCIVELLTNLTESKLLPQDLNLDKFGYLSRNKGCFVGQEIMNRIFNKTLLNKYNLMLVLDKSIIHENLGGEHATSAQESATTPTETVTNTQFGVLLTKILGCSNNKVGSTMQGLLRNASKVYSIDCETKSVVPLLYFSSGFGFILNNRINAINSVSINGKAHVCQNI from the coding sequence ATGATTACGAGAGCCTTTAGTCGGCGCTTGCTCTCAATATCTGGAGCGGATGCCAAGGATTTTTTGCAAGGGTTAATTTCTTCAGATCTACGCACGTTACAACATTTTTGTAAGGCTTCagaagaaaataatggGCTTTGGGGCTCAAATAATATGCCGgagaaagaagatgttATTTTGCAAACTAAAACCCTGCTTCCTACgttatttttatcatcaagTGGACGTATATTGGCTGAATCGCTAATTTTTAGAAACAAGGATAGTTTTGTCTTAGATTGCAGTACTTACACTTTTGAGAAGCTGATGCAAGTGATCAACAGAAGAAAACTTGCCGCAAAGATTGTGATGGAACCTGTAGATAATAAGGGCGTATACGTTAGGATTCCCGAATATATGTCTCGTTTTGCTACAATTCCCCAAGTTCCTACTGATAATTATATTCCGAGTCCTGAAAGTATCGAGCTAGAGGATCCTAGGGGTAAAACCTTTGGTGACCGTGTATATAAAGCACATGATACTCCACAAAGTTCCCCAGGAACCGATGATTCTGTTGGAATATATGAAAAACTGCTAATAATTAATGGTTGTATAGTTGAATTGTTGACTAATTTAACCGAATCAAAGCTGCTACCACAGGATCTGAACCTTGATAAGTTTGGATATTTGTCCAGAAACAAGGGTTGTTTTGTGGGACAGGAAATTATGAATCGTATTTTCAATAAGACTCTGTTGAACAAATACAACCTAATGTTGGTTTTAGACAAGAGTATAATACATGAGAACCTTGGAGGTGAGCATGCAACCAGTGCACAAGAATCTGCTACTACTCCTACTGAAACTGTTACAAATACACAATTTGGAGTATTGTTGACTAAGATTCTAGGATGTAGCAATAACAAAGTAGGATCCACCATGCAAGGCCTGTTGCGTAATGCTAGCAAGGTATATAGTATAGACTGTGAAACAAAATCTGTTGTACCACttttatacttttccaGTGGATTTGGGTTTATTCTAAATAATCGCATTAATGCTATAAATAGCGTGTCCATTAATGGAAAGGCACATGTATGTCAAAACATTTAA